From Rhodovibrio salinarum DSM 9154:
CGAACGGTCATCACCGGAACGGCATCCTGATGACGCCGCTGTCCGGCCAGGCGGTCGCTGCCGAGATCCTGACAGGGCAGCGACACGACAGCTTGGCGGCCTTCCGGGTCGAGCGCTTCCACAATCAGGATCGAGCACGGGGCGTGGCATGAGCACGATCACGGTCAACGGCGAGCCGCGCGGCGAGACGCCGGCCAACCTGCGCCAGCTGGTCGAGGCGGAGGGGCTGGACCCCGACCGCCGCGGGCTGGCGGTCGCGTGCAACGGGCGCGTTGTGCCGCGCCAGCATTGGGACACGACGGAACTCGAAACCGGCGACGCGATCGAAATCGTGAAGCCTTTCGCCGGCGGCTGAACCGTCTTCACGAGGAGTGACGCCATCCATGACGCAACTTGAAACGGCGCGCCGACCGCGCGGTGAGGGTGCCCCGGAAGCCGAACACCTGACCATCGCCGGGCAGACGTTCGGTTCGCGCCTGCTGATCGGGTCCGCCGGCTATCCCAACCAGCAGGTGATGCTGGACGCCATCCAGGCCAGCGGGGCGGAGATCATTACGGTCTCCGTGCGCCGTGTCTCGCTGGAGGGCTATGCGGAGAGCATGGTCGATCTGCTCTCCGACAAGGTCGTGCTGCCCAACACCGCCGGCTGCGAAACCGCCCGCGACGCCGTGCTGACCGCCCAACTCGCGCGCGAGGCGCTGCAGACGAACTGGGTCAAGCTGGAAGTGATCGGCGACCGGGAGACGCTCTACCCGGACGTCGAGCAACTGGTGCAGGCGGCCGACGAACTGGTGCGCGACGGCTTCGTCGTGCTGCCCTATACCAACGAGGATCCGATCACCGCGCAGAAGCTGATGGATGTCGGCTGCGCGGCCGTGATGCCCATGGGGGCGCCGATCGGCTCTGGCCAGGGTATCGCCAATCCCGCTGCGATCGAGTTGATCCTGAGCCGCGCGCACGTGCCGGTGATCGTCGATGCCGGCATCGGCACGGCTTCGGATGCGGTTCAGGCCATGGAGCTCGGCTGCGATGCGGTGCTGTTGAACACCGCCGTCTCCAAGGCGCACGATCCGGTCCGCATGGCCCGCGCCATGCGTGCGGCCGTCGATGCGGGGCGTGATGCCCGCTTGGCTGGCCGCATCCCCAAACGCGACCATGCCGAACCTTCGTCGCCACAACTGGGTCTGATCGGATCATGATGCTGCCAAAGCCCCGCCTGCTGCTGATTACCGACCGCCACCAGGCCGGCCGACCGCTGCCGGAGGTCGTGGATGCCGCCTGTGCAGCCGGGGTGCGCTGGGTTTCCTTCCGCGACAAGGACCTGCCGTCCGGCGAGCGGCGGGCGATGGCGCGCCAGGTGGTGAAGGCCGGCCACGCCCACAACGCCACCGTGACCCTGCATGGCGATCTCGCGACGGCGGAGGCGGCGCGGGCCGACGGTGTGCACGTCGAACCCGGCACGTCCCCGGGTGCGGTACGTCAGATCCTGGGCGACGTGCTGATCGGCGCTTCGGTGCATTCCTGGGAAGAAGCGGAGCGCGCGCAGGATGACGGCGCGGACTACGTCACCATCTCCCCGATCTACGAGACGCCCAGCAAGCCCGGCTATGGCCCGCCGATCGGGCTCGATATCCTGGGCGACTTCTGTAGTGCATTGCGGATTCCGGTGGTGGCGCTCGGCGGGATTACGCCGGCCAACGCCGCGCACTGTTTGAATGCGGGCGCCAGCGCCGTGGCGGTGATGGGGGAGGTCATGCGTGCCCAGGACACGGCTGCGACCACCAAGCAATATCTGTACGCCCTGGACGCCGACGTCTAATAAGCGGGCGCTCCTGTTTACCGGATATTTATGTTTATCCAATAACGGGGCAGCCCATTCGCTTTTCACAAAAAGACGTACGTCCGTTTGGGGGTGATGAGACATCTACCTTGCCGTTCTAGGCCTAGGTCGCTAGGCTATCGGGGCGAGCGAGGGGTGTATCCGGTGGGTGGTTACTTGGAATCAGGTCGGCTGCGCTGACTGGACCGATGTCAGAGCCTTTTAAGGTTTCCACCCGTCCGACGCGCGGTGCTGGTTCGATCGTTCTGGTGCGTCCCGGGCCGGAGTTAGGCGGGCTTTAATGATTGAAGCTACCTAGTCGCGGTGCGGGCGTCATCTTTCGGTTGGCGCTTGGTATGGCAGTGCGTGCACTTCAGGACGCCAGAGGAACGAAGCCGATCGATGCCGAAGCGATCCCATGATCGATCTCTCACGCAGCAAGACCCCGGTGGGGCGGCGCGCGCCGACGAACAGGACGACCGCGCCTCCCGCCCGGGACGGCGGTCCGGCCAACACGCTCACCGCTACCTCCACCCGCATGAACGTCCTGCGGTCGGTTGGCGTGACCGGCTGCGCGCCTGGCAGCATCGTGTCTTCCCGTCACGTCAGCTGATTTTGCGCAGCGAGGCTGGGGTGCACGCGATCACGCTGGGCAGCCGCCTGCAGCAGACCGTTGCGGCGGGTGTGCTCGTGGCCCTGCTGTGGACCGCCGGTGCCGGGGTTGCGCTCTATTGGCAAAGCGAACGGATCGACGGGACAACGCGCGAACTCGCAGCTGCGGAGCGCTCCTACGCCGACCTGATGGCCGAGGTCGATTCGGCGCGGAAGAAGATGGTCGATCTGGCAAGCACGCTGGATGACGCGCCTCCCGTGCCGACCGCCGAACCGCAGGCGGGTGCGGACGCAGACGGACAGGCGCCGCTGCCGCAGGAGATCGGCCGCTTGAGTGCGGCGCTCGACGCGCTGGCGGAGCGCAACGGCCGGCTGAACGACCAACTCGCCGAGCGCGAGCAGGCGTTCGATGCGCTGAAACAACGCAACGCCGAATTGCAGGCCGAGCAGGTCCGCGTCGATAAGGCGCTCAAGCGCGCACAGCAGGCGCTGTCGGACGCACAACTCAACCGCACCGACCTGCATACGCGGGTGAGCGAGTTGCGCGCGGAGCTGCGCGCCGCCCAGGCGCGCCAGCAGGCCAGTCAGCAGAATGCGTTGAGCTTGAAGAGCAGTGTGGCAAAGCTGCGCGAGCGTTTGGAGATCACGCGTGAGGAATTGGCCGCGAGCAGTGGCCGCGCACGCGCCCTGGAATCCGAGTTGCAGGCAACTCGCGAGACGCGCGAGCGGCTGCAAGGTGAGCGTGCGCAGCTGGCCTCCAAG
This genomic window contains:
- the thiS gene encoding sulfur carrier protein ThiS — its product is MSTITVNGEPRGETPANLRQLVEAEGLDPDRRGLAVACNGRVVPRQHWDTTELETGDAIEIVKPFAGG
- a CDS encoding thiamine phosphate synthase — encoded protein: MMLPKPRLLLITDRHQAGRPLPEVVDAACAAGVRWVSFRDKDLPSGERRAMARQVVKAGHAHNATVTLHGDLATAEAARADGVHVEPGTSPGAVRQILGDVLIGASVHSWEEAERAQDDGADYVTISPIYETPSKPGYGPPIGLDILGDFCSALRIPVVALGGITPANAAHCLNAGASAVAVMGEVMRAQDTAATTKQYLYALDADV
- a CDS encoding M23 family metallopeptidase, with protein sequence MPKRSHDRSLTQQDPGGAARADEQDDRASRPGRRSGQHAHRYLHPHERPAVGWRDRLRAWQHRVFPSRQLILRSEAGVHAITLGSRLQQTVAAGVLVALLWTAGAGVALYWQSERIDGTTRELAAAERSYADLMAEVDSARKKMVDLASTLDDAPPVPTAEPQAGADADGQAPLPQEIGRLSAALDALAERNGRLNDQLAEREQAFDALKQRNAELQAEQVRVDKALKRAQQALSDAQLNRTDLHTRVSELRAELRAAQARQQASQQNALSLKSSVAKLRERLEITREELAASSGRARALESELQATRETRERLQGERAQLASKVSRLENALGQRASGASSGSLGERIAGLEQALMAAEQRGDDLAEVREALMAEIDDLHAKMEQLRARQSGLVVQLSERTRPGLAAIERTVAMTGMDVDALVRRVQETKTASGGPFIPASFELPGSDAASDDLVRLDRQTRRLAALQTAMSAMPLSPPVDSFWISSNFGKRKDPVNGRWAMHEGIDLAATAGSPVLATAPGTVTFAGRKSGYGRVVIVDHGFGIKTRYAHLRSILVEQGQRVGNRERVGALGSTGRSTGPHVHYEVRVAGEPLDPKKFLKAGKHVFKE
- a CDS encoding thiazole synthase, producing MTQLETARRPRGEGAPEAEHLTIAGQTFGSRLLIGSAGYPNQQVMLDAIQASGAEIITVSVRRVSLEGYAESMVDLLSDKVVLPNTAGCETARDAVLTAQLAREALQTNWVKLEVIGDRETLYPDVEQLVQAADELVRDGFVVLPYTNEDPITAQKLMDVGCAAVMPMGAPIGSGQGIANPAAIELILSRAHVPVIVDAGIGTASDAVQAMELGCDAVLLNTAVSKAHDPVRMARAMRAAVDAGRDARLAGRIPKRDHAEPSSPQLGLIGS